The Cardiocondyla obscurior isolate alpha-2009 linkage group LG18, Cobs3.1, whole genome shotgun sequence region TACATACAGCTAATAATCGGTGCACAATTATATCTGCGTATCTGTAAAAGAAACATATTCAGCAACCgtaaatcgaaattaatttaataatgtcttGGTTTTCTCAGACAGTTTACCTTCGAATAGGAGATGTGAAATGCGTGTAAATTGGGCACGCTAATCCGTAATGTTTAAATTCTTCTTGTTGTTGCATTCCACTGATAAAATATACTGCTTGCAACATACATCGAGTAGCTAATATCTTTAACATTGTATTAAAGTAAGgattcgtttcttttttagtttctTCGAGTGATCGAGCCAATTCTTTACCAGTATTTGTATTGATAATAAAAccctgtaaaaattattttaaaaaaattgtattgcaGCGCTTGATCTATTAGTATTGAGAGACATAAAGCTTTATACTACATGACCGTACCTGATTTTTTGCAGCTTTAATTAAAGGTTCGAAATTACTTTGTGGTGGTTCGGGATGTCGTCTTAACATAGCACATTCTGGAAATTCTGCCAAAATTTTTTCTGCAACGCTAATATTTGCAAGCAACATAAATTCCTCCACCATAGAATTagtttctcttattttttttgcttccACATCAATAGGATCGTGTGTTTCGCTATCTACTTGGAAACGTATTTCCGGTGACGCTAAAGTTAAAGCcctgcaaataaattaaataatattaaaaataagtaactCGATATAACTTAAAGTaatatcgattattttaatactcaTACCCATTATctaaacgtttcttttttaatttctttgctaATTGATTTAATCCTCTCAAGGATACTGCCAGAGCATCGTGCTGAGTGGCATCGTCTATTTTCAATTGAGCTTCTTCATATGTCATTGCTTGACGAGAGCAAATAATAGATTTGCAAAAtcttgtattaattatattagcaTCAGGATCAATTTCCCATATAGCAGAAAACGCAAATCGTTCTTCCTTACCTCGTAAGGAACAAAGATTTGAGCTAAGTAATTCTGAAATAAAGGAACATTTTATGTTATGTGATTCACATTGCAACTatctataatattatttaaaataaaataattattttaccggGAACCATATCGATTCGTTTATCAACGAGATATACTGTAGTAGCGCGTAACGCTGCTTCTTTATCCAATGCAGTCCCAGGTCTTATAAAATGAGATACATCTGCAATATGCACACCGACTTCGAAATTACCGTTCGATAAATTTCTGCAATGTAATGCATCGTCAATATCAGTGCAGCCTGGCGGATCCACAGAACAAATATCTAAATGCCGAAGGTCTTCTCTTTGCGCAACATCCtacaaacaaattattattttattatatttttaaaaaaatttgtacagtTCTGTACAATTACTTTGTTcatctaattatttatattttttaattaaattattcttcgtGTAATTAATAGTTTCTGGTAAATAACTaacacgataatttttaaatcaaatacgTACCGTTTCCGTAATGACCCACGGTAGCTTTGGCAGAAAGCTAAGAACAGCGTCAGAGAAACGGCTGTGTGGCACATCATGTTCCAAAAGTAGTACTTCGTTCTCTGTGTCTTTGTCTCCTATATTACCAAGTGCTCGTACAAAGTGGCCAAGCGGATATCTCGAGTTTCGTGGCCAAGAATCCAGCGCAACAATAATTCTCTGTTTACTCAATATTTCAGCTTGTCTAGTTTCGACCCTTATTTtcggaatttttctttcagccGGAACAAATAGATGTTTTATATTCTACACATAtcgataacaataaaatataaaaacatcataaaatacatattaaaagaACGCTGTACGTCACAGTGTAAAAGATTCTTACCCCTTTAATTGCACTCGGTTGCAATATTCCACAATATTGTCTCCATTTTCTTCTGATAATTCCGACAATTTTACCTGTCGGCATTATCTCCTGCGGTTTTGGCAAGTTCTGTTTGCGGAGTATTTTTTCATCTTCCGTTACGTCGTCAGCATCTGCACCTTCTTCATCTTGCAAAACAATTTCACTAGGTGATGACCACTGAGTGTCTGGCAAGATTTCAATTGCAACTATATCACCATCAACTGCTCTATTCAGATGAGATCGTCCTTGCACAAATATCtagagtaaaaataaaacaataaaaataatgatacttttagaatattattatataattttaaagttaagaaaaaatattatttattaatattaacatcgtatcgaaatatttgaaagtaattataattcttacaggtttttctcttccttcaACATTTACATTCCCCTCAAGAAAATTTTCTCTCGATGCCAGGAACGTTCCTTGTAATAGTTTTCCAGATGATATTCCATCATGTACTTCTGCAGGTGTTAAATGACAAGGAAATAAATCTGGACCTTGAGTGTTTGAAGCATAAGAACGTTTGCATAATTTATCCAAGAGAAAACTTGCATTATTTAACGATGCAATATAATCTTccactgcaaaaaaaaaatatgtatattattttatgtacaaaattattaaaattacaatttaatagaTGAATTAAAGTGTGCTTTACTTGACACAACAAATAATCCTTCTTCAGTTGCATGTGTTCTATTTTCTACATCGTCGGTTAGCAAGACGACATttatattatcgttattagACTTCAAATGAGTATTGTACCATTTGACTGCAACTCGTATTGCTCGGTCATTGcgatcgtttattttttcaccTGGCTCTCTTTCAATATAAGTTTCTCTAGAGATAACATTacaaaaagttattatatagtacagaaaaaaaaaatatatatatctaaaatatattataaaatacattaaaaacatgaaattttaacaagaGCAGAAtgcaatatcaaatataaaattttttgttacatcataattaatatatgtaccGGTGATGTTCATTGATAAAcacaaaaaattttctcattGGACTTCCTATAATggctttcaattttttatatacagtaGCACTTTTGTGCCGGATTTCTTCTAGTACTGTTTGTAGTATGATTACATTAGTAATAACATCTTCCTCCAGCAAGTctatctataattaaaaaattacagtttaaacagttaaataattatttataatttaatatgtgcTTTGACATTATTAAACACATTCAGCAAACAATTTACTTGGTCcagaattatatttgtatcAAGCACAAGGAAATATGGGCTTGAAATCAATGAAGACTTTGCTCCAGAATCTTGCTCATCTAGCACAATGTTTCGTTTTCCTTTGCATTTTGTGCACGTTTTAAAGCCGCAGTAAATATCATCTCTGAGATAGTGTTCTCTGACGGTCTGCgttcgaaaaatataattacaatctCGTTAATACCTTTCTAAAAAGActtaagataaataaaaccGTGGATACCTTAAATATATTCCCTCCTTTGGTCTTTCTAAAAAAGATCTTTGTCGTTAACATCTTTACATGTATTTGTTCAAATCATTAacacgattttattaatacaaatttaaattctcaACAAAGCAGGTAGTGAATGctgttgaattaattttataggcTAGGAAATATACACGTGTATACAAAGCTAAATACTCATGAAAGCCGAAAGATGTCACCCCCAATGCTGCAACACCCgttacgtatttaattaacgccaGTAGATGGCATGAGACGGTCGTCGAACAATTTTTACTGGTTTTACGTTTCaaacgaaagaagaaaaaaaatcggaaaTATGAAAAGCAAACGCAACAGAGGTAATTAGCtttatttacagaaataaaaacatGTTCCGCaacaaagtttttatttaaatacatttaattgataaaCTAATTATCAATTACGTTAATTGAAATCGCCGTAGGGCTGTAGGGAATGAAGTCGACTAAAATCAGGTTaagttactttaattaattaactgatgATTAATTTACGGATTCCAGAAATTTTAGCTTATTTCAGTTTGTTAAATTTGTTGTTGCTgttggattaattaattaattaattttttcttttaggcTGGgtttaatcctttttttatGCACCAAataggaaattaatatttctattgtaTAATAGATTATCGAATTGTGTTAACGAACCAATGGAGATATTATTTGATACATTAATCGCAGTTTGTCTATCCTGACAGTTCGCGGCAATAATTTTAGACAATCCACAATTAGCTCGCCAATCATCatataatatttgcataataTGATATTTAGGCAATAGAACGTGTTATAATACAAAGtgtatgtaattataaattcaagaAGTCCACTAAATGTCTAATCATTTATACTCTCGGTTTAATCCTCGGTTAAtccttaatttaaaaaaatagaaaaaaccTTAAATATGaagagtaaaagtttttataaaaatcagtCATACAAgcttaattgaatttataacatcggcatattaattaattatgcatgtGCCAGTAATTGCTGGAACTGATTCATTTCACTCATTGCAGGCTCGCCTATTTGTCAGAAACGAGTTCGGCCTTGCTTTTTCGGTTGCTCAGATCGAATCGACGAACGTGCTTCCGCTCGACGGCGGTT contains the following coding sequences:
- the Dis3 gene encoding exosome complex exonuclease RRP44, yielding MLTTKIFFRKTKGGNIFKTVREHYLRDDIYCGFKTCTKCKGKRNIVLDEQDSGAKSSLISSPYFLVLDTNIILDQIDLLEEDVITNVIILQTVLEEIRHKSATVYKKLKAIIGSPMRKFFVFINEHHRETYIEREPGEKINDRNDRAIRVAVKWYNTHLKSNNDNINVVLLTDDVENRTHATEEGLFVVSMEDYIASLNNASFLLDKLCKRSYASNTQGPDLFPCHLTPAEVHDGISSGKLLQGTFLASRENFLEGNVNVEGREKPIFVQGRSHLNRAVDGDIVAIEILPDTQWSSPSEIVLQDEEGADADDVTEDEKILRKQNLPKPQEIMPTGKIVGIIRRKWRQYCGILQPSAIKGNIKHLFVPAERKIPKIRVETRQAEILSKQRIIVALDSWPRNSRYPLGHFVRALGNIGDKDTENEVLLLEHDVPHSRFSDAVLSFLPKLPWVITETDVAQREDLRHLDICSVDPPGCTDIDDALHCRNLSNGNFEVGVHIADVSHFIRPGTALDKEAALRATTVYLVDKRIDMVPELLSSNLCSLRGKEERFAFSAIWEIDPDANIINTRFCKSIICSRQAMTYEEAQLKIDDATQHDALAVSLRGLNQLAKKLKKKRLDNGALTLASPEIRFQVDSETHDPIDVEAKKIRETNSMVEEFMLLANISVAEKILAEFPECAMLRRHPEPPQSNFEPLIKAAKNQGFIINTNTGKELARSLEETKKETNPYFNTMLKILATRCMLQAVYFISGMQQQEEFKHYGLACPIYTHFTSPIRRYADIIVHRLLAVCIGADATYPELLDKKKNHLLCQNLNYRNRMAQYAGRASVALHTHIFFRDRVQDEEGYILFVRKNALQVLIPKYGLEGILYLNSTSSSVSFTYNSEDQSQTCGDVVFRAFDPIVVQMSLDRSNVQHEKLFFKLVKPEIPDFSISPLKIETTDATEKKSTVKEVLKRKPEMEKSQQETINVQSKKGEKKKKKKKN